Proteins from one Oenanthe melanoleuca isolate GR-GAL-2019-014 chromosome 1, OMel1.0, whole genome shotgun sequence genomic window:
- the IFT57 gene encoding intraflagellar transport protein 57 homolog, protein MPTAEGPPRHRPEPAPVAVVKMAEEGAAGRRGERERAEEGLAERGPGAAFHMFVLMEDLLDKLKLLSYEEEALRRHNMRPLSRHYFALPTNPGEQFFMFCTLAAWLISKAGHPFEQPQECDDPNAVISNVLSELRSFGRPVDFPPSKLKTGCGEQVCYVLDCLAEEALKHTGFSWKRPAYPTEEPEEEEITEDDAELTLSRLEEDVAEEESDNEENYIDLNVLKAQTYRSNINDTAKQEEILQSTTDAAEWNLEVERVLPQLKVTVRTDNKDWRIHVDQMHQHKDGIDSSLKETRGYLDKLHNEISRTLEKINSREKYINSQLEHLVQEYRSAQALLSEAKEKYQEGSGGVTERIRVLSEVTEALEKVKQETEEKGSSMTDGAPLVKIKQALTKLRQETIQMDIQIGVMEHTLLQSKLKEKSNMTRDMHATVIPEATVGAY, encoded by the exons ATGCCCACTGCTGAGGGAccgccccggcaccgccccgaGCCCGCCCCTGTTGCTGTGGTGAAGATGGCGGAAGAAGGCGctgcggggcggcgcggggagcGGGAGCGGGCCGAGGAAGGGCTGGCGgagcgcggccccggcgcggcgTTTCACATGTTCGTGCTCATGGAGGACCTGCTGGACAAGCTAAAGCTGCTGAGCTACGAGGAGGAGGCGCTGCGGCGCCACAACATGCGGCCTctctccag GCACTACTTTGCACTGCCCACCAACCCCGGTGAGCAGTTCTTCATGTTCTGCACGCTCGCCGCTTGGCTGATCAGCAAGGCGGGGCATCCCTTCGAGCAGCCGCAGGAGTGCGACGACCCCAACGCCGTGATTTCCAACGTGCTCTCGGAGCTGCGGTCCTTT GGAAGACCTGTGGATTTTCCTCCATCAAAATTAAAGACAGGCTGCGGAGAGCAAGTGTGCTATGTTCTAGATTGTTTAGCTGAAGAAGCCTTGAAACACACTGGGTTTAGCTGGAAAAG GCCAGCATACCCAACAGAAGAgccagaagaagaagaaataacagAAGATGATGCAGAATTAACACTTAGTAGATTGGAAGAGGATGTTGCA GAAGAAGAGTCAgacaatgaagaaaattatattgACCTGAATGTTTTAAAGGCACAAACGTACAGATCA AACATAAATGACACTGCAAAGCAAGAAGAGATTTTGCAGTCCACAACAGATGCAGCAGAGTGGAATCTGGAAGTGGAACGTGTGCTTCCACAGCTGAAAGTCACAGTCAGGACTGACAATAAG GATTGGAGGATTCATGTAGATCAAATGCATCAGCATAAGGATGGAATTGATTCTTCTTTGAAAGAAACTAGG GGTTACCTTGACAAGCTCCATAATGAAATCAGCAGAACCCTGGAGAAGATCAATAGCAGGGAAAAGTACATCAACAGTCAGTTGGAGCACTTGGTTCAAGAATACCGTTCAGCACAAGCCTTGCTGAGTGAG GCTAAAGAGAAGTACCAGGAGGGAAGTGGAGGAGTAACTGAAAGGATTAGAGTGCTTTCTGAG gTTACAGAAGCATTAGAGAAAGTAAagcaggaaacagaagagaaaggaagcaGTATGACTGACGGTG CTCCTCTTGTGAAGATTAAACAGGCCTTAACAAAATTGAGGCAAGAAACCATTCAGATGGACATACAGATTGGTGTGATGGAACACACATTGCTCCAGTCAAAGCTGAAAGAGAAATCCAATATGACTAGAGATATGCATGCAACAGTGATTCCAGAAGCCACAGTAGGTGCCTATTAA